A window of the Brassica oleracea var. oleracea cultivar TO1000 chromosome C1, BOL, whole genome shotgun sequence genome harbors these coding sequences:
- the LOC106341397 gene encoding probable alkaline/neutral invertase B, which translates to MSSFNLNVDVNQNGDTLDDIDDIDFSKLLEKPRPLNIERLRSLDERSLTELSGSPQLRNTDNASYVASPSVGRWSGFNTPRSVHGFESHPMVGEAWDALRRSMVYFRGQPVGTIAAVDNSEEKLNYDQVFVRDFVPSALAFLMNGEPDIVRNFLLKTLRLQSWEKKIDRFQLGEGVMPASFKVFHDPVRNHETLIADFGESAIGRVAPVDSGFWWIILLRAYTKSTGDSSLADMPECQKGIRLILSLCLSEGFDTFPTLLCADGCCMIDRRMGVYGYPIEIQALFFMALRCALLVLKHDGEGKEMVEQIVKRLHALSYHMRSYFWLDLKQLNDIYRYKTEEYSHTAVNKFNVIPDSLPEWVFDFMPSHGGFFIGNVSPARMDFRWFALGNCIAILSSMATPEQSTAIMDLIESRWEELVGEMPLKVCYPAIESHEWRIVTGCDPKNTRWSYHNGGSWPVLLWLLTAACIKTGRPQIARRAIEVAEARLHKDNWPEYYDGKLGRYVGKQSRKCQTWSIAGYLVAKMMLEDPSHVGMVALEEDKQMKPVMRRSNSWTC; encoded by the exons ATGTCGAGTTTTAATCTGAACGTAGATGTAAATCAAAACGGAGATACACTAGACGATATCGATGACATTGATTTCTCCAAGTTGCTAGAGAAGCCGAGGCCGTTGAACATCGAGAGACTGAGATCACTCGACGAAAGGTCTCTCACCGAGTTATCTGGCTCACCGCAGCTTAGAAACACGGATAATGCTTCTTACGTGGCTTCACCGAGTGTGGGTAGGTGGTCTGGATTCAACACTCCTCGGTCAGTTCATGGATTCGAGTCTCATCCTATGGTGGGAGAGGCCTGGGATGCTTTGAGGAGGTCTATGGTGTACTTCCGTGGACAGCCTGTTGGGACTATTGCTGCTGTGGATAACTCTGAAGAGAAACTTAACTATGATCAG GTGTTTGTGAGAGACTTTGTGCCAAGTGCTTTGGCGTTCTTGATGAACGGAGAGCCAGATATAGTGAGAAACTTCCTTTTGAAGACTCTTCGTCTTCAGTCTTGGGAGAAAAAGATTGATAGGTTCCAGCTTGGTGAAGGAGTTATGCCTGCTAGCTTCAAAGTTTTCCATGATCCCGTTAGGAACCATGAAACGTTGATTGCTGATTTTGGCGAGAGCGCGATTGGGAGAGTGGCGCCGGTTGATTCTGGATTCTGGTGGATTATTCTGCTGAGAGCCTACACAAAATCTACGGGAGACTCTTCTCTTGCTGACATGCCTGAATGCCAGAAGGGTATACGGTTGATACTAAGCCTTTGTCTCTCTGAGGGGTTTGATACTTTTCCTACTCTCTTGTGCGCTGATGGCTGCTGTATGATTGATCGTAGGATG GGAGTTTATGGTTACCCGATAGAGATCCAAGCCCTCTTCTTTATGGCCTTAAGGTGTGCGCTCCTCGTACTTAAACACGATGGAGAAGGTAAAGAAATGGTGGAACAGATAGTGAAGCGACTCCATGCGTTGAGCTACCACATGAGGAGTTACTTCTGGCTAGACTTGAAGCAGCTTAATGACATTTACCGATACAAGACTGAGGAATACTCTCACACTGCTGTCAACAAGTTCAACGTAATCCCTGATTCTCTTCCGGAATGGGTTTTCGACTTCATGCCATCTCACGGAGGGTTTTTTATCGGCAACGTTAGCCCCGCGAGAATGGATTTCCGCTGGTTTGCGTTGGGCAATTGTATAGCCATATTGTCTTCCATGGCTACTCCTGAACAGTCAACCGCAATTATGGATCTCATAGAATCTCGCTGGGAAGAGTTGGTTGGAGAAATGCCGCTCAAAGTTTGCTACCCTGCAATAGAAAGCCATGAATGGAGGATTGTAACTGGCTGTGACCCCAAAAACACTAGATGGAGTTACCACAATGGAGGGTCCTGGCCAG TGCTGCTGTGGCTACTGACGGCTGCTTGTATCAAAACTGGTCGACCTCAAATAGCAAGACGAGCAATTGAAGTAGCTGAGGCTAGGCTTCATAAAGACAACTGGCCTGAATACTACGATGGAAAGCTAGGGAGATACGTTGGGAAGCAGTCACGTAAATGCCAGACCTGGTCAATCGCCGGATACTTAGTAGCTAAGATGATGCTGGAAGATCCATCACATGTCGGTATGGTTGCTCTTGAGGAAGACAAACAAATGAAACCCGTTATGAGAAGATCCAACTCCTGGACTTGTTGA
- the LOC106341380 gene encoding pentatricopeptide repeat-containing protein MRL1, chloroplastic isoform X1, whose product MEVTSSFISTTSSSKYLTLTSYSPVILPASSLRSIRTDFLGCCHTLRPPPHHHHLRTRTGKRKTSRSSPRLVVRASIDSGLILVVVAVTAFSAIAFAYCQNSFRKRKLSDKVSQVSDKTSQLSDKVAESPETLHGGKISSSESQQESQHLDAHEGSLVEVNGGFRKKVEEEAHQIQETANETVATSSITRSFRKKVEESANKSEEEEAHQVQEAAVMEYDPFVAKEMAAEESQFAVAGVSTIASEHSSIDESLSSSLSNGHVAVDSATLGTQAPEEQTVMENGFSQAVVGVHSVASPHVVVDDDAHALENKYNGLTQKPIEYSIFTESKREEIHTFYGSNHSSPTSSRLASVKTVSPTLTSTATDSVLLDHKNGGVIDTQFSGPSSGQATGYVEEENLVGHGNGGLSHKRKDVRRDWEVPDDGKKHVVHPTDENMPEFPSQILNSNGLSPETTDAYYRLLRDGRLMDCINVLEDLEKKDLLDMNKIYHASFFKLCKKKRAVKEAFRFTKLIPNPTLSTFNMLMSVCASSQDIEGARGVLHLVQENGMMADCKLYTTLISSCAKSGKVDAMFEVFHQMANSGVEPNLHTFGALIDGCARAGQVAKAFGAYGILRSKNVKPDRVVFNALISACGQSGAVDRAFDVLAEMKAETHPIDPDHITVGALMKACFNAGQVERAKEVYKMIHQYGIKGTPEVYTIAVNSCSKSGDWDFACSIYSDMKEKRVVPDEVFFSALIDVAGHAKMLEEAFGILQDAKSQGIRLGTITYSSLMGACCNAKNWKKALELYEKIKSIKLRPTVSTMNALITALCEGGQLPKAMEYLDEIKTLGLTPNTITYSMLMLASERKDDFEVSFKLLSRAKEDGVSPNFIMCRCITSLCKRRFEKASAAGEPVVSFKSGRPQIENKWTSMALMVYRETISGGTVPTTEVVSQVLGCLQLPHDAALRDRLVSNLGNISSQKQHNIFPLVDGFGEYDPRAFSLLEEATSLGVLPSMSFNKVPLFFDTTELPKNVAEVYLLTIFKGLKHRLAAGAKIPHINLIISIEEKEITTPEGEKTIDLAGRVGQDISALLRRLGIPYHRKDAKLRINGVALKNWFQPKLDSPFSTKPGDLRSSQVPLGNQITRQQRSIRLGNLSLE is encoded by the exons ATGGAGGTCACCTCCTCCTTCATCTCCACCACTTCGTCGTCGAAGTATCTCACCTTAACTTCATACTCTCCGGTGATTCTTCCGGCCTCTAGTCTCCGCTCCATCCGTACCGATTTCCTCGGCTGCTGCCACACTCTCCGTCCTCCTCCTCATCATCATCATCTTCGAACTCGCACCGGAAAACGGAAAACTAGTCGTTCATCGCCTCGTTTAGTCGTTAGAGCTTCTATCGACTCTGGTCTGATCCTCGTTGTTGTGGCTGTCACCGCTTTTTCCGCCATTGCTTTCGCTTATTGCCAAAATTCTTTCAGAAAACGAAAACTTTCCGACAAGGTCAGTCAAGTTTCCGACAAGACCAGTCAACTTTCCGACAAG GTTGCAGAATCTCCAGAGACGCTTCATGGAGGAAAGATCAGTAGTAGTGAGAGTCAGCAGGAAAGTCAACATTTAGATGCTCATGAAGGAAGTCTTGTGGAAGTAAATGGAGGTTTTAGAAAGAAGGTGGAAGAGGAGGCTCATCAAATCCAGGAAACTGCTAACGAGACGGTTGCCACGTCATCAATCACCAGAAGTTTTAGAAAGAAGGTGGAAGAAAGTGCGAACAAATCTGAGGAAGAGGAGGCTCATCAAGTCCAGGAAGCTGCTGTGATGGAGTATGATCCATTTGTGGCCAAAGAAATGGCAGCTGAGGAGTCTCAGTTTGCTGTTGCCGGTGTCAGCACTATTGCTAGTGAACATAGTTCTATAGATGAGTCCCTTTCATCTTCTTTGAGTAATGGGCATGTTGCTGTGGATTCAGCTACATTGGGAACACAAGCACCTGAAGAGCAAACGGTTATGGAGAATGGTTTCTCGCAGGCAGTGGTGGGAGTTCATTCGGTTGCTTCTCCACATGTGGTGGTAGATGACGATGCGCATGCTCTGGAGAATAAGTATAATGGTTTGACCCAGAAGCCTATTGAGTACAGCATTTTCACGGAGAGCAAAAGAGAAGAGATTCATACATTTTATGGGTCTAATCATTCATCACCCACTTCTTCAAGGCTGGCAAGTGTTAAAACAGTCTCTCCTACTCTTACTTCTACTGCAACTGATAGTGTACTGCTAGACCACAAGAACGGTGGAGTAATTGATACTCAGTTCTCAGGACCAAGTTCTGGTCAGGCTACTG GCTATGTTGAGGAAGAGAATCTTGTGGGACACGGTAACGGTGGTTTATCCCACAAAAGGAAAGATGTAAGAAGAGACTGGGAAGTTCCAGATGATGGGAAGAAGCATGTGGTTCACCCAACTGATGAAAACATGCCTGAGTTCCCTTCCCAGATACTTAATAGCAATGGGCTTTCTCCAGAAACTACTGATGCTTACTACCGGTTACTTAGAGATGGGAG GTTAATGGACTGCATAAACGTACTTGAGGATTTGGAGAAAAAGGATCTATTGGACATGAACAAG ATTTATCACGCAAGCTTCTTTAAACTCTGCAAGAAGAAAAGAGCTGTCAAGGAAGCATTTCGCTTTACCAAGTTGATTCCAAATCCAACCTTGAGCACATTCAATATGTTAATGTCTGTATGTGCCAGCTCCCAGGACATAGAAG GAGCTCGTGGAGTTCTGCATCTGGTGCAAGAGAATGGTATGATGGCTGATTGCAAACTTTACACAACTTTGATTTCAAGTTGTGCTAAAAGCGGGAAAGTTGATGCAATGTTTGAG GTGTTCCACCAGATGGCAAATTCTGGAGTAGAACCCAACCTTCACACGTTTGGTGCGCTTATTGATGGCTGTGCTAGAGCTGGACAAGTAGCCAAGGCATTTGGTGCTTATGGTATTTTAAGGTCTAAG AATGTTAAGCCAGACCGGGTTGTATTCAACGCCCTCATCTCCGCATGTGGCCAATCAGGAGCTGTTGACCGTGCTTTCGATGTGTTAGCCGAAATGAAGGCTGAGACGCACCCTATAGACCCTGATCATATCACGGTTGGTGCGTTGATGAAGGCATGTTTCAATGCTGGTCAG GTCGAACGAGCTAAAGAAGTGTACAAGATGATCCATCAATATGGAATAAAGGGTACTCCAGAAGTCTATACCATTGCTGTGAATAGCTGCAGCAAGTCTGGGGACTGGGATTTTGCATGTAGCATATACAGTGACATGAAAGAGAAACGTGTTGTCCCTGATGAG GTCTTTTTTAGTGCATTGATCGATGTTGCGGGACATGCAAAAATGTTAGAGGAAGCTTTTGGCATTCTTCAGGATGCGAAATCTCAAGGCATACGTCTGGGAACCATAACATATAGCTCACTGATGGGAGCTTGTTGTAAT GCGAAAAATTGGAAGAAAGCACTGGAGCTCTATGAAAAGATCAAGTCAATCAAACTTAGACCAACTGTTTCAACAATGAATGCTCTTATAACCGCCTTGT GTGAAGGTGGTCAACTTCCCAAGGCTATGGAATATCTTGATGAGATAAAGACTTTGGGATTAACACCAAACACTATCACTTACTCTATGCTCATGCTGGCAAGTGAAAG AAAGGATGACTTTGAGGTAAGTTTCAAGCTTCTCTCTCGAGCAAAAGAAGATGGAGTATCACCAAACTTCATCATGTGTAGATGCATAACAA GCCTTTGCAAGCGAAGGTTTGAGAAGGCATCTGCAGCTGGTGAACCTGTTGTGTCATTCAAATCAGGACGACCTCAGATTGAAAATAAATG GACATCAATGGCCTTAATGGTTTACCGTGAGACAATATCAGGTGGTACAGTTCCTACTACAGAAGTAGTTTCACAAGTTTTGGGATGCTTGCAACTTCCACATGATGCTGCTTTGAGGGATAGGCTGGTTTCGAATTTAGGCAACATTTCTTCACAAAAGCAGCATAACATATTCCCATTAGTAGATGGGTTTGGAGAGTATGATCCTCGAGCATTTTCACTTCTTGAG GAGGCTACTTCTCTTGGAGTTCTTCCTTCTATGTCCTTCAATAAAGTTCCATTGTTTTTTGACACGACAGAACTGCCCAAAAACGTGGCTGAG GTTTACCTCTTAACCATCTTTAAAGGTCTTAAGCATCGCCTTGCAGCTG GTGCAAAGATACCTCATATAAATTTGATAATTTCCATAGAAGAGAAGGAGATTACAACTCCTGAAGGAGAGAAGACAATTGACCTTGCAGGAAG GGTTGGACAAGACATTTCTGCCTTGTTGAGAAGGTTGGGGATACCTTATCACAGAAAGGATGCTAAATTAAGAATTAATGGTGTTGCTTTGAAGAACTGGTTTCAACCAAAGCTTGATTCGCCATTCTCTACAAAGCCAGGGGACTTAAGATCATCTCAAGTACCATTAGGTAACCAAATCACTCGCCAGCAACGCAGCATTCGGCTAGGGAACTTGTCACTTGAGTGA
- the LOC106341380 gene encoding pentatricopeptide repeat-containing protein MRL1, chloroplastic isoform X2, which produces MEVTSSFISTTSSSKYLTLTSYSPVILPASSLRSIRTDFLGCCHTLRPPPHHHHLRTRTGKRKTSRSSPRLVVRASIDSGLILVVVAVTAFSAIAFAYCQNSFRKRKLSDKVAESPETLHGGKISSSESQQESQHLDAHEGSLVEVNGGFRKKVEEEAHQIQETANETVATSSITRSFRKKVEESANKSEEEEAHQVQEAAVMEYDPFVAKEMAAEESQFAVAGVSTIASEHSSIDESLSSSLSNGHVAVDSATLGTQAPEEQTVMENGFSQAVVGVHSVASPHVVVDDDAHALENKYNGLTQKPIEYSIFTESKREEIHTFYGSNHSSPTSSRLASVKTVSPTLTSTATDSVLLDHKNGGVIDTQFSGPSSGQATGYVEEENLVGHGNGGLSHKRKDVRRDWEVPDDGKKHVVHPTDENMPEFPSQILNSNGLSPETTDAYYRLLRDGRLMDCINVLEDLEKKDLLDMNKIYHASFFKLCKKKRAVKEAFRFTKLIPNPTLSTFNMLMSVCASSQDIEGARGVLHLVQENGMMADCKLYTTLISSCAKSGKVDAMFEVFHQMANSGVEPNLHTFGALIDGCARAGQVAKAFGAYGILRSKNVKPDRVVFNALISACGQSGAVDRAFDVLAEMKAETHPIDPDHITVGALMKACFNAGQVERAKEVYKMIHQYGIKGTPEVYTIAVNSCSKSGDWDFACSIYSDMKEKRVVPDEVFFSALIDVAGHAKMLEEAFGILQDAKSQGIRLGTITYSSLMGACCNAKNWKKALELYEKIKSIKLRPTVSTMNALITALCEGGQLPKAMEYLDEIKTLGLTPNTITYSMLMLASERKDDFEVSFKLLSRAKEDGVSPNFIMCRCITSLCKRRFEKASAAGEPVVSFKSGRPQIENKWTSMALMVYRETISGGTVPTTEVVSQVLGCLQLPHDAALRDRLVSNLGNISSQKQHNIFPLVDGFGEYDPRAFSLLEEATSLGVLPSMSFNKVPLFFDTTELPKNVAEVYLLTIFKGLKHRLAAGAKIPHINLIISIEEKEITTPEGEKTIDLAGRVGQDISALLRRLGIPYHRKDAKLRINGVALKNWFQPKLDSPFSTKPGDLRSSQVPLGNQITRQQRSIRLGNLSLE; this is translated from the exons ATGGAGGTCACCTCCTCCTTCATCTCCACCACTTCGTCGTCGAAGTATCTCACCTTAACTTCATACTCTCCGGTGATTCTTCCGGCCTCTAGTCTCCGCTCCATCCGTACCGATTTCCTCGGCTGCTGCCACACTCTCCGTCCTCCTCCTCATCATCATCATCTTCGAACTCGCACCGGAAAACGGAAAACTAGTCGTTCATCGCCTCGTTTAGTCGTTAGAGCTTCTATCGACTCTGGTCTGATCCTCGTTGTTGTGGCTGTCACCGCTTTTTCCGCCATTGCTTTCGCTTATTGCCAAAATTCTTTCAGAAAACGAAAACTTTCCGACAAG GTTGCAGAATCTCCAGAGACGCTTCATGGAGGAAAGATCAGTAGTAGTGAGAGTCAGCAGGAAAGTCAACATTTAGATGCTCATGAAGGAAGTCTTGTGGAAGTAAATGGAGGTTTTAGAAAGAAGGTGGAAGAGGAGGCTCATCAAATCCAGGAAACTGCTAACGAGACGGTTGCCACGTCATCAATCACCAGAAGTTTTAGAAAGAAGGTGGAAGAAAGTGCGAACAAATCTGAGGAAGAGGAGGCTCATCAAGTCCAGGAAGCTGCTGTGATGGAGTATGATCCATTTGTGGCCAAAGAAATGGCAGCTGAGGAGTCTCAGTTTGCTGTTGCCGGTGTCAGCACTATTGCTAGTGAACATAGTTCTATAGATGAGTCCCTTTCATCTTCTTTGAGTAATGGGCATGTTGCTGTGGATTCAGCTACATTGGGAACACAAGCACCTGAAGAGCAAACGGTTATGGAGAATGGTTTCTCGCAGGCAGTGGTGGGAGTTCATTCGGTTGCTTCTCCACATGTGGTGGTAGATGACGATGCGCATGCTCTGGAGAATAAGTATAATGGTTTGACCCAGAAGCCTATTGAGTACAGCATTTTCACGGAGAGCAAAAGAGAAGAGATTCATACATTTTATGGGTCTAATCATTCATCACCCACTTCTTCAAGGCTGGCAAGTGTTAAAACAGTCTCTCCTACTCTTACTTCTACTGCAACTGATAGTGTACTGCTAGACCACAAGAACGGTGGAGTAATTGATACTCAGTTCTCAGGACCAAGTTCTGGTCAGGCTACTG GCTATGTTGAGGAAGAGAATCTTGTGGGACACGGTAACGGTGGTTTATCCCACAAAAGGAAAGATGTAAGAAGAGACTGGGAAGTTCCAGATGATGGGAAGAAGCATGTGGTTCACCCAACTGATGAAAACATGCCTGAGTTCCCTTCCCAGATACTTAATAGCAATGGGCTTTCTCCAGAAACTACTGATGCTTACTACCGGTTACTTAGAGATGGGAG GTTAATGGACTGCATAAACGTACTTGAGGATTTGGAGAAAAAGGATCTATTGGACATGAACAAG ATTTATCACGCAAGCTTCTTTAAACTCTGCAAGAAGAAAAGAGCTGTCAAGGAAGCATTTCGCTTTACCAAGTTGATTCCAAATCCAACCTTGAGCACATTCAATATGTTAATGTCTGTATGTGCCAGCTCCCAGGACATAGAAG GAGCTCGTGGAGTTCTGCATCTGGTGCAAGAGAATGGTATGATGGCTGATTGCAAACTTTACACAACTTTGATTTCAAGTTGTGCTAAAAGCGGGAAAGTTGATGCAATGTTTGAG GTGTTCCACCAGATGGCAAATTCTGGAGTAGAACCCAACCTTCACACGTTTGGTGCGCTTATTGATGGCTGTGCTAGAGCTGGACAAGTAGCCAAGGCATTTGGTGCTTATGGTATTTTAAGGTCTAAG AATGTTAAGCCAGACCGGGTTGTATTCAACGCCCTCATCTCCGCATGTGGCCAATCAGGAGCTGTTGACCGTGCTTTCGATGTGTTAGCCGAAATGAAGGCTGAGACGCACCCTATAGACCCTGATCATATCACGGTTGGTGCGTTGATGAAGGCATGTTTCAATGCTGGTCAG GTCGAACGAGCTAAAGAAGTGTACAAGATGATCCATCAATATGGAATAAAGGGTACTCCAGAAGTCTATACCATTGCTGTGAATAGCTGCAGCAAGTCTGGGGACTGGGATTTTGCATGTAGCATATACAGTGACATGAAAGAGAAACGTGTTGTCCCTGATGAG GTCTTTTTTAGTGCATTGATCGATGTTGCGGGACATGCAAAAATGTTAGAGGAAGCTTTTGGCATTCTTCAGGATGCGAAATCTCAAGGCATACGTCTGGGAACCATAACATATAGCTCACTGATGGGAGCTTGTTGTAAT GCGAAAAATTGGAAGAAAGCACTGGAGCTCTATGAAAAGATCAAGTCAATCAAACTTAGACCAACTGTTTCAACAATGAATGCTCTTATAACCGCCTTGT GTGAAGGTGGTCAACTTCCCAAGGCTATGGAATATCTTGATGAGATAAAGACTTTGGGATTAACACCAAACACTATCACTTACTCTATGCTCATGCTGGCAAGTGAAAG AAAGGATGACTTTGAGGTAAGTTTCAAGCTTCTCTCTCGAGCAAAAGAAGATGGAGTATCACCAAACTTCATCATGTGTAGATGCATAACAA GCCTTTGCAAGCGAAGGTTTGAGAAGGCATCTGCAGCTGGTGAACCTGTTGTGTCATTCAAATCAGGACGACCTCAGATTGAAAATAAATG GACATCAATGGCCTTAATGGTTTACCGTGAGACAATATCAGGTGGTACAGTTCCTACTACAGAAGTAGTTTCACAAGTTTTGGGATGCTTGCAACTTCCACATGATGCTGCTTTGAGGGATAGGCTGGTTTCGAATTTAGGCAACATTTCTTCACAAAAGCAGCATAACATATTCCCATTAGTAGATGGGTTTGGAGAGTATGATCCTCGAGCATTTTCACTTCTTGAG GAGGCTACTTCTCTTGGAGTTCTTCCTTCTATGTCCTTCAATAAAGTTCCATTGTTTTTTGACACGACAGAACTGCCCAAAAACGTGGCTGAG GTTTACCTCTTAACCATCTTTAAAGGTCTTAAGCATCGCCTTGCAGCTG GTGCAAAGATACCTCATATAAATTTGATAATTTCCATAGAAGAGAAGGAGATTACAACTCCTGAAGGAGAGAAGACAATTGACCTTGCAGGAAG GGTTGGACAAGACATTTCTGCCTTGTTGAGAAGGTTGGGGATACCTTATCACAGAAAGGATGCTAAATTAAGAATTAATGGTGTTGCTTTGAAGAACTGGTTTCAACCAAAGCTTGATTCGCCATTCTCTACAAAGCCAGGGGACTTAAGATCATCTCAAGTACCATTAGGTAACCAAATCACTCGCCAGCAACGCAGCATTCGGCTAGGGAACTTGTCACTTGAGTGA
- the LOC106341436 gene encoding auxin-induced protein 15A, with the protein MGLSRFAITTATKQILKLNSLASRNRTSSALDHVPKGHVAVYVGEQIEKEKKRFVVPISFLNDPSFREFLSRAEEEFGFNHPMGGLTIPFREEVFLDLIASRLQ; encoded by the coding sequence ATGGGGTTGAGTCGTTTTGCGATCACAACTGCAACAAAGCAGATACTGAAGCTAAACTCCCTGGCAAGCAGAAACCGAACATCATCAGCACTGGATCATGTCCCTAAAGGGCATGTGGCAGTGTACGTAGGAGAACAGATTGAGAAGGAGAAGAAGAGATTCGTGGTTCCAATTTCGTTTCTGAATGATCCTTCCTTCAGAGAGTTCCTTAGCCGAGCAGAGGAAGAGTTTGGATTCAATCATCCAATGGGAGGCTTGACCATTCCTTTTAGAGAAGAAGTGTTTCTTGATCTCATTGCTTCTCGGTTACAATGA
- the LOC106296244 gene encoding auxin-induced protein X15 translates to MAIRFSRVINSKQSQKQQSRVPKGHVAVYVGEEMENKKRFVVPISYLNHPSFQCLLRRAEEEFGFNHPIGGLTIPCREEIFVGLLNSYGCIV, encoded by the coding sequence ATGGCTATTCGATTCTCGCGTGTTATCAACTCTAAACAGTCGCAAAAACAGCAGTCTCGTGTCCCAAAAGGACATGTTGCGGTTTATGTCGGAGAAGAGATGGAGAACAAGAAGCGATTCGTGGTTCCGATCTCGTATTTGAACCATCCTTCGTTTCAGTGTTTGCTTAGGCGAGCAGAGGAAGAGTTTGGTTTCAACCATCCAATTGGTGGATTAACGATTCCTTGCAGAGAAGAAATATTCGTGGGTCTTTTGAATTCTTATGGTTGTATTGTTTGA
- the LOC106298679 gene encoding auxin-responsive protein SAUR20 — protein sequence MGLVRSMLPNAKQIFKSQSMRNKNGSPSSTTASGLVPKGHVAVYVGERTEKTRFVVPISYLNHPLFREFLNRAEEEFGFHHPMGGLTIPCREEAFLHLITSQQLH from the coding sequence ATGGGTTTAGTGCGGTCCATGCTTCCAAATGCAAAGCAAATCTTCAAATCACAATCTATGAGGAACAAGAACGGTTCACCATCATCAACAACAGCTTCAGGGCTTGTTCCTAAAGGTCACGTAGCGGTTTACGTTGGCGAAAGAACGGAGAAGACGAGGTTTGTGGTTCCGATATCATACTTGAACCATCCTTTGTTCAGAGAGTTTCTTAATCGCGCAGAGGAAGAGTTTGGATTTCATCATCCAATGGGCGGTTTGACGATTCCTTGTCGAGAAGAAGCGTTTCTTCACCTCATTACTTCTCAGCAGCTGCATTGA